The Coffea arabica cultivar ET-39 chromosome 2c, Coffea Arabica ET-39 HiFi, whole genome shotgun sequence genome includes the window CATGCTCAAAGGACTTGCAACGACTGTGTAGTACACATGAAAGAGAGTAAAAGCTCAACCATTTATGAGCGGACATGTTCTTTCTTacttcttacccttttgttgAGCttaagaaaaagcaaaaatgcatCTCAACTACACCAGAAAACAGTGTCACTTTGTCTGTAACTGCCATAGCCATCTTAATGGACCAAAATGCTAGTCGATAGTATTATGAATTACCTGAACTGTAGAAAACAATCATTTACGTTTTATCATCTCGTATTACAATGTTAATAGCATAACCCTCGTCATTCTTTTCTTCCGGAAGAACCACAAATCcaatccatttgaaacaagcagaAAGCGGATTGAGGCCTTACCTTGAGCCTGTGGTCACCACCAACAATCTTGATCCCAAGAATGTGCTTCTCATCATCAAGAAGTTCCAATCTTTCAGTGCTGGTGGTTGCAGGAAGCCCTGACCTCACATTCACCTCTCTAACACTCCCAATCTTAAGGTCACCTTTCACAATGCACGTGCTAACAAAGGGCTTATACCTCTGTGGCTGATCAAATCTCCTCACCAGTGACCAAACCTACACCCAAGTACAAAAACATCAAATGTCTTGATAAATTTGAATACCCTTCAagtaaatagtatcaaatacAATTGTATACGATGTTTAGGTGAAGGGGACCAgaattcaaaacccttttttccAGACTATGTGACTTTCTTGTCAAGCAAACGAAACGCGACTAAAATCCcaattcaagattcaagaaaCTCCAAAATCAGCAAACTCAATTATCCACCCACAGAAATGGAGTTTccacaaaagaataaaaaattaacCAAGATTCAAATCGAACCCGCCTAGTGTCAAGCCTTACAAAGTCAAATTATCAAAGAAAGATGCATTAAGGAAGTAAATATATTGAGGTTAAACAATCGAGAAACCAAACTGAGCACCAAAAATTGAATCTTTTATCCCATCATATACAAGAAGCACCACCAATCATCAAACTTATACGtaaggattgcattttccaagaaattaatgcaagccctttgcaagaaataagaaaaaaaaaacaaagacaaaATCGTGTAATATACTATTGGATTTTTAATCAAGAAAAGCAAGCATACAGGGGAGTATGTGACTGCAGGCAGTAATATGcaccatttttttccctttttgagaGAAATAAGCAAGAGGGAAGGAGGGATTACGATATCGACAGGGGCTCTAATGTGTTTGACAACAGAGGAAGAGCAAGGGTGCTCAGTGGGCTGGTGGCTGCCCTGCATGCGGTTTCTTCTGTTTAAGTAGCTGACCGCCTCCATATGAAATTCTTTAcccaaaaatcctaaaaatccCAGTTATTTTTGGGTTCTGTCTAGCAAAGAAAAGGCTCTATAAGCAATTGTTTCGGCTCCTTGTGTTTGGGTAAAGTTAACACGAAAaatatgagagagagagagagagagagagagagagagagagaggagagagtaGAGACTCGAAAGGTAATAAATGCGGAGAGTCTTGACTTGTAAGTGGCTCAAAGAAGATATGTTTATCTACTACTCCTAGTCCTAGAAGCAGCAGTGCCGGTAAATAATAATGAAGCAATTCAACGCCAAGAGTGGGAGGGAAGGGGGCAAGGGAGACTCCGCCGGCCGTCCAACCAATGGGAGTAGAAAAACAGAAATAGAGAGGCCCCCAACAACGCGAACCAAACCTACTCCTTCCCATCCCCAATTGGTAGAAAGGGCCCTCCACTTTTTTTATTCACGTttcattcttcttcttattaAACAACCTTATCTCCATGACCTACCTCAACTCAACGTGCATGCATGTCGTTATTATTCTCCAGTACAAAAATTATTAGTATGTGTTTTTATTTTAGAAGTGCATCAGTTTCCCCACTTCTATGTTGGTACATAAATGGAAGATAGAGAGGTACTAAACTAAACACTCCTTAGTTACCACGAAATGCTCTGCACAGGTAAATAGTAATAGTACACTACTATTTTTGTGGGTGGATGGAATGAACAACATTTGCTTAGATCGATAATCTGTACTTACAAATTTTTAAGAATATTTTAACAAGAGCTAATTCagtaatgtaaaaaaaaaaaaaaaatcacttgccATTTGTCATGTTAGTACGTACTATCCCCAAGGAATATTattgattttatatttttagatACTCATTTCTTGGCttccaattcttttttttttttccagagaCGACAATTGttgtataatctaatctattcTACACTAAAGAGGAGGGGGCAGACCTAAGAAGGCCTAGAAATAACCCGAAGAGGACTAAACCGTCATCGGGCCAAATGAGTGCACAACACACCCCCTCggattttttgaaacaaaccacttaaatgtgacatttttttgtgggaggcaaggtttgatattttatatttttagatACTCATTTCTTGGCttccaattctttttttttttttttttccagagaCGACAATTGTTGTTTTACCTAATCTATTCTACACTAAATGGGAGGGGCGGACCTAAGGAGGCCTAGGAATAACCCGAAGAGAACTAAACTGTCACCGGACCAAACGAGTGCACAACACACCTCCCAAATTTTTTGAAGCAAATCACTTAAATGTGACATTTTTTCTGTGCGAGGCAAgatttgatattttatatttttagatACTCATTTCTTGGCTTCCAATTCGATGCTAGTACTTTTGGCTTTCTCTACTAGCAGTGTTCAGTCTGCAGTGCCGAACTTTTGAAACCTtacaagaaaaattttttttctgacTGTTCGAAGTCtccaagcttgcaaatggtaAAAAGACAAGTTAGATATTAGTTTGATACATACTAGATACATGAATGCACCCAATAAGTATAACTGCATCTTCTCACATGACCAGTGCTAGATACATGAATGCACCCAATAATATAACTGCATCTTCTCACATGACCAGTACTCTggtaaattttgtttttatgTCCCAATATTTGATTTTGATATtgacttcttcttttttttcctaatcttTTTCGTACGCGTGTGTCGTGGTGATTGGAAGACTAATGCCAATTATAAGTAGTACAATGATTAGTCATTGCTCTGTCCTCCAACGTTGGGATGTTAGCGCCTGGCATTTGTAGTAGTTCCATTCCCCCTGACCCTAGTTTCACAGGATCAACACTGGAGCCCGCTAGCCAGTGGAGCACCACCATGTGCACGGCTTGTTTTTGTGAAACGGTTCAAACCAAGAATCAAAACCGTGCCGAGCTCTATTATCGTGTACTAGCAAAATATTTGTCATATGGTACGGTACATATATGGTCTCCATTAATGATGCAAAGTCGTCAGTCCATCCTTcttgcccccccccccccccgccccaAATCTCACATTCTTCTGCGTTGGTGTGGCTAATGGAGTAaaaagtgctttttttttttggcatgctCTTCGGCAGTTGAATGAATGGGGTCTACAACTAATGGCGCATAATATCCCACGCCTACGGGAGTCCTCACCGAGTTTAATTGGTCGATCAATATGTGAATGTTGCTACTGGTTTAATTGGACAGCGACATGCTTTGGCAATTCAAAGTTCTTTATTTTTGGGTAAAAAATGAAAGATTGCGTGAGTTTTACTCCGATGGTTTCTACAGAGATTCTTACAAAAGTTCCACCAATGAACTTTTCACATCAATAACGAAATTGGACACGCAttgtttttattaaaaaaagtcAGCTCGatcttatttttttccatcGACAGAAAGAACACACACGTCAAATTAGATTAGAATGCTCAGAAAGTCATCGACAAATTGAGTCAGAGACTAATCTAAGAGAGACCCACAAATCAACACTTATCCGGTCAATTGGCAGCTCGATCTCACTAAACGAGCCAACTTACATTGATGCCAATTCAAaggattaaaaaaagaaaaaggtcgCGACAAGCAGCACCTGCATCTTTGCAATGGAGTAGGATCTAGCACTCCTCCACTACCAGTAGTGTTTCTGAGCAAAAGTGCAAATTCTTTCTTGCATCATTTTTACCTTCTTTGCTTTAAAATACTTGCAAATGGATCAAAATATCCTGTCTTTAACTTTTAAGTCGCCTTTATACCGTAGTTGCTAGAAGGAGAACTTGAAATGTAGGTCTTTTCAAGGACAAGAATAAATGCTGACCTCCACCACATTGATCTTTATCTACACCACACGGGTGTCAGCAAATTCTGACAGAAT containing:
- the LOC113733295 gene encoding abscisic acid receptor PYL9 isoform X2, with the protein product MEAVSYLNRRNRMQGSHQPTEHPCSSSVVKHIRAPVDIVWSLVRRFDQPQRYKPFVSTCIVKGDLKIGSVREVNVRSGLPATTSTERLELLDDEKHILGIKIVGGDHRLKNYSSILTVHPEIIDGRPGTVVTESFVVDVPQGNTQDETCYFVKALINCNLKSLADVSERMAMQENIMPIN
- the LOC113733295 gene encoding abscisic acid receptor PYL9 isoform X1, translating into MEAVSYLNRRNRMQGSHQPTEHPCSSSVVKHIRAPVDIVIPPSLLLISLKKGKKWCILLPAVTYSPVWSLVRRFDQPQRYKPFVSTCIVKGDLKIGSVREVNVRSGLPATTSTERLELLDDEKHILGIKIVGGDHRLKNYSSILTVHPEIIDGRPGTVVTESFVVDVPQGNTQDETCYFVKALINCNLKSLADVSERMAMQENIMPIN